In the genome of Vanacampus margaritifer isolate UIUO_Vmar chromosome 1, RoL_Vmar_1.0, whole genome shotgun sequence, one region contains:
- the abt1 gene encoding activator of basal transcription 1 — translation MGNGKKKTETAELDLEEGRMMTAQPEEEEEKTTSEEDDDNKITTEEEEQEEGERKTTTQEEEKDEEEDGKLSAQKEEKRKKLTVKGLAKTSSSSDRKCVPGILYLGHIPPRFRPKHMRNLLSVYGEIGRIFLQPEDGQVKAKKKRSGSRRSDFTEGWVEFRDKRVAKRVAASLHNTPMATRKRQTFVSDLWCIKYLHRFQWTHLSERLAYEQMVLHQRLRTEVSQAKRETNFYLDNVDKSARMEKESKKRKMTDGQQHAEERTWDFTQRQTEEEIQTKKKKKNKKTIMTMLDSSNQKQQDKNRLHQLKSQSNVSLLAKIFNSQQP, via the exons ATGGGTAATGGGAAGAAGAAGACTGAGACAGCTGAATTAGATTTAGAAGAAGGGAGGATGATGACAGCTCAaccggaggaggaggaggaaaagaccACATCTGAAGAGGATGATGATAACAAGATTACaactgaagaagaagaacaggaggAGGGGGAGAGGAAGACTACAACTCAAGAAGAAGagaaggatgaggaggaggatgggAAGCTCTcagctcaaaaagaagaaaagaggaaaaagttAACTGTAAAAGGGTTGGCAAAGACTTCCTCTTCCTCAGACAGGAAGTGTGTTCCAGGAATTCTGTACCTGGGTCACATCCCTCCCAGGTTCCGACCCAAACATATGAGAAATCTTTTGTCCGTTTACGGCGAGATTGGACGAATCTTCCTGCAACCTGAAG ATGGCCAGGTGAAGGCGAAGAAGAAGCGCTCGGGCTCCAGGAGGAGCGACTTCACGGAGGGCTGGGTGGAGTTTCGTGACAAACGCGTGGCTAAGCGCGTGGCGGCGTCTCTTCACAACACACCCATGGCGACGCGGAAACGCCAGACCTTCGTGTCCGACCTGTGGTGCATCAAG TACCTGCACAGGTTCCAGTGGACGCACCTGAGCGAGCGTCTGGCTTACGAGCAGATGGTTCTCCATCAGCGCCTCCGCACCGAAGTGTCGCAGGCCAAGCGCGAAACTAACTTCTACCTGGACAATGTGGACAAGAGCGCTCGCATGGAAAAAGAGAGCAAGAAGCGGAAGATGACGGACGGACAGCAGCAC GCGGAAGAGCGAACGTGGGACTTCACACAACGGCAGACAGAGGAGGAGatccaaacaaagaaaaagaagaagaataaaaagaCAATAATGACGATGTTGGACTCTAGCAACCAGAAGCAACAGGACAAGAACCGCCTCCACCAGCTCAAGAGCCAATCAAACGTCTCCTTGTTGGCCAAGATTTTTAACTCCCAACAGCCTTAG
- the rad51c gene encoding DNA repair protein RAD51 homolog 3: MQRPLSTLPLSPQIKVKVLNAGFQMLDDVMQVSALELSREAGLSQEEALEVLQAVRKEAGADGGGAAEDGASLTALDLLQNEEALNRIVTFSSRLDSALGGGFPVGKTTEICGAPGVGKTQLCLQLAVDVQVPPCFGGLGGQVVFIDTEGSFMVQRVVDLATAAVRHCTVLAEDAEQRDAAAAFTVENILSNIFLVRCHDYVELLAEIYLLPDFLSGHPKVRLLVIDSVAFPFRQHFDDVRTQRTRLLNGLAQQLIAMATKHDMAVVLSNQMTTRLQGGQSQLVPALGEIWGHAPTLRLLLRWAGSQRQATIFKSPDNEEATVSYQITMDGFRDDDRSEQPQRKRPRTLADESAD; encoded by the exons ATGCAAAGACCGCTGTCCACTCTGCCCCTGAGTCCGCAGATCAAAGTCAAAGTTCTCAACGCAGGTTTTCAGATGCTCGATGACGTCATGCAAGTCAGCGCGCTCGAGCTTAGTCGAG AGGCAGGACTGAGCCAAGAGGAGGCGCTGGAGGTGCTCCAGGCCGTTAGGAAGGAGGCAGGAGCTGATGGAGGAGGAGCAGCAGAAGATGGAGCTTCTTTGACCGCACTTGACCTTCTGCAGAACGAAGAGGCGCTAAACCGCATCGTGACGTTCTCCTCGCGACTGGACTCTGCGCTCGGAGGAGGATTTCCTGTCGGGAAAACCACAGAGATCTGTGGAGCGCCGGGAGTgggaaaaacacaactttg TCTGCAGCTGGCCGTGGACGTTCAAGTCCCTCCTTGTTTCGGCGGCCTGGGAGGTCAGGTGGTCTTCATCGACACCGAGGGAAGCTTCATGGTTCAAAGGGTGGTGGACCTTGCCACCGCCGCCGTCCGCCATTGCACCGTGCTGGCTGAGGACGCCGAGCAGCGAGATGCCGCAGCCGCATTCACCGTGGAAAACATCCTGTCCAACATCTTCCTG GTGCGTTGCCATGACTACGTGGAGCTCCTGGCCGAGATCTACCTGCTGCCCGACTTCCTGTCTGGTCACCCGAAGGTCCGCCTCCTGGTGATTGACAGCGTGGCCTTTCCTTTCCGTCAGCACTTTGACGATGTGCGGACTCAGCGGACCCGCCTGCTCAACGGCCTGGCCCAGCAGCTCATCGCCATGGCGACCAAGCACGACATGGCGGTGGTCCTGAGCAACCAGATGACCACGCGGCTGCAGGGTGGACAATCTCAGCTGGTCCCTGCGCTGGGGGAGATCTGGGGCCACGCTCCCACCCTGAGACTCCTCTTGCGTTGGGCAGGTTCGCAAAGGCAGGCGACCATCTTTAAGTCTCCGGATAACGAGGAAGCGACAGTTAGCTACCAAATCACAATGGACGGCTTCAGAGATGACGACAGATCGGAGCAGCCGCAGAGGAAACGCCCCCGAACACTCGCAGACGAATCGGCTGACTGA